The Latilactobacillus sakei subsp. sakei DSM 20017 = JCM 1157 genome includes a window with the following:
- the yycH gene encoding two-component system activity regulator YycH, producing MKFNSFVMRVILIASIVLSIILSWKIWTNNTHYERRTDSQTTTKAVSRKSDRKISDIFLPTQILWRTNQQSQLVYNSKESLVPKLKEAMKLTKSARFKASKLSEANYYQAITTDDTLTLLYPDNISYAVFKKVFDDSNNQLSRNTTFNRIKITMGNKPQLTLMNDKSHMTYQTTMRQFSEAQVKRILDHSDVHLNVKESLLNHKPFIYVAADQSLLPYSYLVNQQPENYYITTLLDQKNTDNIDAKEQGDNVIYTDGANNDLYKRLTINHKTGEIAFVKYEDTKSPTGLTKSFETSFAALLKTGNSLSGMRFYSYDEDTNSTTYRTYVEGAPTLVFGT from the coding sequence ATGAAATTTAATAGTTTTGTGATGCGGGTCATCCTGATTGCTTCAATCGTTTTAAGTATTATTTTATCCTGGAAGATTTGGACGAATAATACACATTACGAACGACGGACAGATAGTCAAACGACGACGAAAGCGGTGAGTCGAAAATCGGATCGCAAGATTAGCGATATCTTTTTACCCACGCAAATCCTGTGGCGGACTAATCAACAGAGTCAGCTCGTTTATAATTCAAAAGAAAGCTTAGTGCCCAAGCTGAAGGAAGCCATGAAGTTGACTAAATCAGCACGGTTTAAAGCATCTAAGTTAAGTGAAGCCAATTACTATCAGGCGATTACAACTGATGATACATTGACCTTGTTGTATCCGGACAATATTTCGTATGCGGTCTTTAAGAAGGTTTTTGACGACAGTAACAACCAATTGAGCCGGAATACGACCTTTAATCGGATTAAGATTACGATGGGGAATAAGCCACAGCTGACATTGATGAACGATAAGAGTCACATGACTTATCAAACGACGATGCGGCAATTTTCAGAGGCCCAAGTGAAACGTATTTTGGATCATTCAGATGTACACTTGAATGTTAAGGAGAGTTTGTTAAATCATAAACCGTTTATTTATGTGGCTGCCGATCAGTCCCTTTTACCATATAGTTACTTAGTCAACCAACAACCAGAAAATTACTATATTACGACCCTATTGGATCAAAAAAATACTGATAATATTGATGCTAAAGAACAAGGGGACAATGTAATCTATACAGATGGTGCCAATAACGATTTATACAAGCGACTAACCATCAATCATAAAACGGGTGAAATTGCATTTGTGAAATATGAGGATACGAAGTCACCGACAGGCTTAACGAAGAGTTTTGAAACGAGTTTTGCTGCGTTGTTGAAGACGGGCAATTCATTATCCGGCATGCGTTTTTACAGTTATGATGAAGATACCAATTCGACGACTTATCGCACCTATGTTGAAGGTGCTCCTACCCTAGTATTTGGTACATAA
- the walK gene encoding cell wall metabolism sensor histidine kinase WalK produces MNKKIRLFQSIHFKIAIVFVLLLLVTLEVIGASFVKQLEYQNVKDFKQSLQVTPYVQNQLSNELMSNSGNANKNIKDIIGDMGNSAEIQVVDNKGTIRGVTNLNTQSTVGQKTRNPRVKQAIYSGHTEQEVAYSESQGSYYTAIQPLTDPNGDSNTVVGAVYIRASMEEVYKGISSITVIFLTSSLVAGLLGMALSIVISRAITRPIDEMKKQAIQMARGDYSGQVRIYGQDELGQLAIAVNNLSVRVEEAQEASESERRRLDSVMSHMTDGVIATDRRGNITIINETGQDFLNVTSDGVLGQSLLKVLKISEEYTLRDLLETQQVMVLDFSDQQDHDLILHVDFSLIQRETGYITGLVCVLHDVTEQQKNEREQREFVSNVSHELRTPLTSVRSYIEALNDGAWQDPEVAPNFLKVTQEETDRMIRMINDLLSLSRMDQGTAKMNLEFVNLNEFFGYVLDRFDMMIKRDQEHDNNASPRGTGKLPTDDPNKKYSITRDFTKRDLWVEIDTDKFMQVVDNIMNNAIKYSPDGGVITCRLLETHRHVILSISDQGLGIPRKDLGRIFDRFYRVDKARSRKQGGTGLGLAISKEVIEAHNGRVWVDSQEGKGSTFYISLPYEPIDSDGGDWDEI; encoded by the coding sequence ATGAATAAAAAAATTCGGTTATTCCAATCAATCCATTTCAAGATTGCAATTGTTTTTGTCTTGTTGCTGCTAGTAACACTAGAGGTGATTGGGGCTTCGTTTGTTAAGCAATTGGAATACCAAAATGTGAAAGATTTTAAGCAGTCATTGCAAGTGACTCCCTATGTTCAAAACCAATTAAGCAATGAATTGATGAGCAATAGCGGTAATGCGAATAAAAATATCAAGGATATTATCGGCGATATGGGCAATTCTGCTGAGATTCAAGTCGTTGATAATAAAGGGACCATTCGGGGTGTCACTAATCTGAATACGCAAAGTACTGTTGGTCAAAAAACGCGTAATCCACGTGTGAAACAGGCGATTTATTCAGGGCATACGGAACAAGAAGTTGCCTATAGTGAAAGCCAGGGCAGTTATTATACGGCGATTCAACCGTTGACGGATCCCAATGGTGACAGCAATACTGTCGTTGGGGCAGTCTATATTCGTGCCAGCATGGAAGAGGTCTATAAAGGCATTTCATCGATCACGGTTATTTTCCTGACCTCGTCTCTTGTGGCAGGTTTATTAGGGATGGCTTTATCGATTGTCATTTCCCGGGCAATAACGCGTCCAATTGATGAAATGAAGAAACAAGCAATTCAGATGGCACGTGGCGATTATTCAGGCCAGGTCCGCATCTATGGACAGGATGAATTGGGCCAACTTGCGATTGCGGTTAATAACTTGTCAGTTCGGGTCGAAGAGGCGCAAGAAGCGTCCGAATCCGAGCGACGGCGATTAGATAGCGTTATGAGTCACATGACTGATGGGGTAATTGCGACTGATCGACGAGGTAATATCACGATTATTAATGAAACCGGGCAGGACTTTCTCAATGTGACTAGCGATGGCGTCTTGGGCCAATCGCTTCTAAAAGTGCTTAAAATTAGTGAAGAATATACACTTCGCGATTTATTAGAAACCCAACAAGTGATGGTCTTAGATTTTTCAGATCAACAAGATCATGACTTGATTTTGCATGTCGATTTTTCATTGATTCAAAGAGAAACAGGCTATATCACCGGGTTAGTGTGTGTGTTACATGATGTAACGGAACAACAAAAGAATGAACGTGAACAACGCGAATTCGTTTCAAATGTTTCTCACGAATTGCGGACACCATTGACGAGTGTTCGGAGTTACATCGAAGCCCTTAATGATGGTGCTTGGCAAGATCCTGAAGTCGCACCGAACTTTTTGAAGGTTACGCAAGAAGAAACTGATCGAATGATCCGAATGATTAACGATTTATTGAGTTTATCGCGGATGGACCAAGGGACAGCTAAAATGAATTTAGAATTTGTTAATTTAAATGAATTCTTTGGCTATGTACTTGATCGGTTTGATATGATGATTAAACGGGATCAGGAACACGATAACAATGCATCACCGAGAGGGACGGGCAAGTTACCAACTGATGATCCTAATAAAAAATACAGTATTACGCGCGACTTCACCAAGCGGGATTTATGGGTCGAAATTGATACCGATAAATTCATGCAGGTAGTCGATAATATTATGAATAATGCGATTAAGTATTCACCAGATGGTGGGGTCATCACTTGTCGTTTATTGGAAACCCATCGTCATGTGATCTTAAGCATTTCTGATCAGGGCTTAGGGATTCCACGTAAAGATTTAGGGAGAATCTTCGATCGTTTCTACCGGGTTGATAAGGCGCGCTCTCGGAAACAAGGCGGGACCGGTTTAGGCTTGGCAATTTCAAAAGAAGTTATCGAAGCACATAATGGGCGTGTTTGGGTTGATAGCCAAGAAGGCAAAGGCTCAACATTCTATATTTCTTTACCATACGAACCAATTGATTCTGATGGAGGTGATTGGGATGAAATTTAA
- the yycF gene encoding response regulator YycF: MAKKILVVDDEKPISDIVKFNLTKEGYDVYTAYDGEEALQQVEEVVPDLILLDLMLPKVDGLEVARQVRKSHDMPIIMVTAKDSEIDKVIGLELGADDYVTKPFSNRELVARVKANLRRQGSTSQSDKEANEENHEINIGDLTIHPEAYIVSKRGTKIELTHREFELLHYLAKHIGQVMTREHLLQTVWGYDYFGDVRTVDVTVRRLREKIEDNPSHPEWLVTRRGVGYYLRNPEQE; encoded by the coding sequence ATGGCTAAAAAAATATTGGTAGTTGATGATGAAAAACCCATCTCGGATATCGTTAAGTTTAATCTAACGAAAGAGGGCTATGATGTTTACACAGCTTATGATGGGGAAGAAGCACTACAACAAGTAGAAGAAGTTGTCCCTGACTTAATTCTATTAGATTTGATGTTACCTAAGGTTGACGGTCTTGAAGTCGCTCGCCAGGTACGCAAATCACACGATATGCCAATTATTATGGTAACAGCTAAAGATTCAGAAATTGATAAAGTGATAGGGCTAGAATTAGGCGCTGATGATTATGTCACAAAACCTTTTTCCAATCGTGAATTGGTTGCCCGTGTTAAAGCAAATTTAAGACGCCAAGGGTCAACCAGTCAATCTGATAAAGAAGCAAATGAGGAAAACCACGAAATTAACATTGGCGACCTCACGATTCACCCAGAAGCTTATATTGTGTCTAAACGGGGCACGAAGATTGAATTAACACATCGTGAATTCGAATTATTACATTACTTAGCCAAACATATTGGGCAAGTAATGACGCGCGAACATTTATTACAAACAGTTTGGGGTTATGACTACTTTGGTGATGTGCGCACAGTGGATGTCACAGTCCGTCGTTTACGTGAGAAGATTGAAGATAATCCTAGTCATCCAGAATGGTTAGTAACGCGTCGTGGTGTTGGTTATTATTTAAGAAATCCTGAGCAGGAGTAA